A section of the Saccopteryx leptura isolate mSacLep1 chromosome 4, mSacLep1_pri_phased_curated, whole genome shotgun sequence genome encodes:
- the ZNF646 gene encoding zinc finger protein 646 → MEDAPTSLSCCDCQRHFSSLLELSRHCELLHPSSSQDSEVVDGIPSPYHCQQCGRGYRHPGSLVSHRCTHETGLFPCTACGKDFTNPMALKSHMRTHAPEGHPKEATSHLQGETVSTDSWGQRLGHRESWGNQKKHAEETSDCASGPDPREALDTWEDPPTRQREGWESQSNLEEGTEGVGPTTNSAKGPPLPTPASSLLSNLEQYLAESVVNFTGAQEPTQSLPAEEERRYKCSQCGKTYKHAGSLTNHRQSHTLGIYPCAICFKEFSNLMALKNHSRLHAQYRPYQCPHCPRAFRLPQELLEHRQSHEGGRQEQLWEEKVMPTTNGHADESRDQLPSVLMLNGSGDLEDSGLEEYRPFRCGDCGRTYRHAGSLINHRKSHQTGVYPCSICSKQLYNAAALKNHVRAHHRPRQGAVEDGQPSEPPALLPLAETTHKEREVPTATLDHRPYKCNECGRAYRHRGSLVNHRHSHQTGEYQCSLCPRKYPNLMALRNHVRVHCKSARRSTGPGTEDPPSQLKGEPDVVAAEAAPCTDQGNGCKHEEATDGPPAADRTAAPQISSMCGMLFEDPESLELPGQTHGEEENSRTETRESPPRAFACRDCGKSYRHSGSLINHRQTHQTGDFSCGACAKHFHTMAAMKNHLRRHSRRRSRRHWRRAGSAGIGGEAKLMTGGNWAQELVEDSEGLDCPRDPSGETPSGAQGSLEREGGCLQAPAERDSCGLERGVACFQGDRASRGPEEMLGRKGTCFLDNLDTPGDKESRGTHLCDGLTGAGEDQKPAPGQPSSSGHSVEVVTNWQPEVSHTCSDCGHSFPHATSLLSHRPCHPPDIYQCSLCPKEFDTLPALRSHFQNHRPGEAAPAQPFLCCLCGMIFPGRAGYQLHRRQAHASSGLTEGSEEEGEEEGAAVAASSHSTPLQLSEAELLNQLQREVEALDGAGYGHICGCCGQTYDDLGSLERHHQSQSSGNTTDKAPSHLGESGDAAEMVADGIFEGTVTSLSAEGGDTKSGEGAGATGADSLCTEGGESSLEVQPRPFRCNQCGKTYRHGGSLVNHRKIHQTGDYVCPVCSRCYPNLAAYRNHLRNHPRCKGSEPQVRPVPETAGSGEPQSVAEEGRGPAEVGTFQEELQAEPPEEAARVKEEAWEESAEKGGETELRLETADKGCQTEAGSERPFSCELCGRSYKHAGSLINHRQSHQTGHFGCQACSKGFSNLMSLKNHRRIHADPRRFRCSECGKAFRLRKQLASHQRIHGERGGGAGARKLTREDWPFRCGQCGRNYRHAGSLLNHQCTCETGQYSCPTCPKTYSSLLAWKEHQRLHSESRRRRAGRSRRAAVRCALCGRGFSGRGSLEQHLREHEEKSKSGLGGPDDTERSKGNLADDEGLEDRWCGAESAPQVGQGATRPREQSNSPSRATGPAATEPVSWGLGQADGRQGDRGLVSCDGGQVPQHRVMTKLEDKSGDSVSISPCHLGNSQPSGPGLSQVSSWDSGDSNSQLQPESHLYSCCHCGKTCQSESPSNHHRHKTDCHCCQLCSQFTSPVATKSHSHNHVAAQTSACTDCGSSSQSHRELASHPQTHATGCSRAPPQTEEAGGPKAGTGEDDVDLPGQGRAQTTPSDTPRALGQNTERANGGQGVRPTVAEDEERPFRCAQCGRSYRHAGSLLNHQKAHTTGLYPCSLCPKLLPNLLSLKNHGRTHTDPKRHRCSICGKAFRTAARLEGHGRVHAPQEGPFTCPHCPRHFRRRISFLQHQQQHQEERTVATSGTSKAPAADLSLPPSPTPTSPLLDPSPQWPADLGFSL, encoded by the exons ATGGAGGATGCGCCCACCTCACTCAGCTGCTGTGACTGTCAGCGCCACTTTTCTAGCCTCCTGGAGCTGTCTAGGCACTGTGAACTGCTCCATCCGTCCTCTAGCCAGGACAGTGAGGTGGTTGACGGCATCCCTTCACCCTACCACTGTCAGCAGTGTGGGCGGGGCTACCGTCACCCAGGGAGCTTGGTCAGCCACCGCTGTACCCACGAGACTGGCCTTTTCCCCTGTACCGCTTGTGGCAAGGACTTCACCAATCCCATGGCCCTCAAGAGCCACATGAGGACTCATGCTCCTGAGGGCCACCCCAAGGAAGCCACTTCACACCTCCAAGGGGAGACAGTGTCCACTGACTCCTGGGGTCAGAGGCTTGGCCATAGGGAAAGCTGGGGAAACCAGAAAAAACACGCTGAAGAGACATCTGACTGTGCATCTGGGCCTGACCCCAGGGAAGCTCTGGACACCTGGGAAGATCCACCCACCAGACAAAGAGAAGGCTGGGAGAGCCAGTCAAATCTTGAAGAGGGTACAGAGGGCGTGGGGCCCACTACCAACTCTGCTAAAGGCCCGCCACTCCCTACTCCAGCCAGCAGCCTCCTTAGCAATTtggaacagtatttagctgagtcAGTGGTGAATTTCACAGGGGCCCAGGAACCTACCCAATCCCTTCCTGCTGAGGAGGAACGGCGGTACAAGTGTAGTCAATGTGGTAAGACTTATAAGCATGCTGGGAGCCTCACTAACCACCGCCAGAGCCACACTCTGGGCATCTACCCTTGTGCCATCTGTTTCAAGGAGTTCTCTAACCTAATGGCTCTGAAGAACCACTCCCGACTTCACGCCCAATATCGGCCTTATCAATGTCCTCACTGCCCCCGTGCCTTTCGGCTCCCCCAAGAGTTGCTGGAACACCGGCAATCCCatgagggaggcaggcaggagcagctgtgggaagagaaggtgATGCCCACCACCAATGGGCACGCAGATGAGAGCAGGGACCAGCTCCCTAGTGTGCTGATGCTGAATGGCTCTGGGGATCTGGAGGACAGTGGCCTGGAGGAATACCGACCTTTCCGCTGTGGGGACTGTGGCCGCACTTACCGCCATGCTGGGAGCCTTATCAACCACCGCAAGAGCCACCAGACAGGTGTCTACCCCTGCTCCATCTGTTCCAAACAGCTGTACAATGCAGCTGCTCTCAAAAACCACGTGCGGGCTCATCACAGACCCCGGCAAGGAGCTGTGGAGGATGGGCAGCCATCCGAGCCGCCAGCTCTCTTGCCTCTGGCTGAGACCACccacaaagagagagaggtcCCCACTGCCACCCTGGACCACCGCCCCTATAAGTGCAATGAATGTGGTCGGGCTTACCGCCACCGGGGGAGCCTGGTGAACCACCGCCACAGCCATCAGACGGGAGAGTACCAGTGCTCACTCTGCCCCCGCAAGTACCCCAACCTCATGGCCCTGCGCAACCATGTGAGGGTCCACTGCAAATCCGCTCGCCGCAGCACAGGCCCAGGGACTGAAGACCCACCTAGCCAGCTCAAGGGGGAGCCTGACGTGGTGGCTGCAGAGGCAGCCCCATGTACGGATCAGGGGAATGGGTGCAAGCATGAAGAGGCCACTGATGGCCCCCCAGCAGCAGACAGGACAGCAGCACCACAGATAAGTAGCATGTGCGGCATGCTCTTTGAAGACCCTGAGAGCCTTGAACTTCCTGGCCAGACCCATGGGGAAGAGGAGAACAGCAGAACAGAGACCAGGGAGTCACCTCCTCGGGCATTTGCCTGCCGAGATTGTGGAAAGAGCTATCGCCACTCAGGCAGCCTGATCAACCACAGGCAGACCCACCAGACAGGGGACTTCAGCTGCGGAGCCTGTGCCAAGCACTTCCACACCATGGCTGCCATGAAGAACCATTTGCGACGTCACAGTCGGCGACGGAGCAGGCGGCACTGGAGGCGGGCTGGCAGTGCCGGGATTGGGGGAGAAGCCAAACTCATGACAGGTGGGAACTGGGCCCAGGAGTTGGTGGAAGACAGTGAAGGCCTGGACTGTCCCCGGGACCCTTCCGGGGAGACTCCTAGTGGAGCTCAAGGCAGCTTGGAAAGGGAGGGGGGCTGTTTACAGGCTCCAGCTGAAAGAGACAGCTGTGGGCTGGAGAGGGGTGTGGCCTGTTTCCAGGGTGACAGAGCGAGCAGAGGTCCTGAGGAGATGCTGGGAAGGAAGGGGACCTGTTTCCTTGACAACTTGGACACCCCAGGTGATAAGGAAAGCCGTGGGACGCACTTGTGTGATGGCCTCACTGGGGCGGGTGAAGACCAGAAACCAGCCCCTGGCCAGCCCAGCTCCTCCGGCCACTCTGTTGAAGTTGTCACTAACTGGCAGCCTGAGGTCTCCCATACATGTTCTGACTGTGGGCATTCTTTCCCCCATGCCACCAGCCTGCTGAGCCACAGGCCCTGCCACCCACCAGACATCTACCAGTGCTCCCTCTGCCCGAAGGAGTTTGATACTCTGCCCGCCCTGCGCAGCCACTTCCAGAATCACAGGCCCGGGGAGGCCGCCCCAGCCCAGCCTTTCCTCTGCTGCCTCTGTGGCATGATCTTCCCTGGGCGGGCGGGTTACCAGCTTCACCGGCGACAGGCTCACGCCTCCTCCGGCCTGACGGAGGGCtcggaggaggagggggaagaggagggtgcAGCAGTGGCAGCCTCCTCCCACAGTACCCCGCTGCAGCTCTCGGAAGCAGAGCTGCTGAATCAGCTGCAGCGTGAGGTGGAGGCCCTTGACGGAGCTGGTTACGGGCACATCTGTGGCTGTTGCGGTCAGACCTACGATGACCTGGGAAGCCTGGAGCGTCACCACCAAAGTCAGAGTTCTGGGAACACCACAGACAAGGCTCCCAGCCACTTGGGAGAGTCAGGTGACGCCGCTGAAATGGTTGCAGATGGCATTTTTGAGGGCACAGTGACCTCCCTCTCTGCAGAGGGTGGGGACACAAAGTCTGGAGAGGGAGCAGGTGCCACCGGTGCAGACAGCCTCTGCACTGAGGGTGGGGAAAGTTCTCTGGAAGTCCAGCCCCGCCCTTTCCGCTGCAACCAGTGCGGCAAAACCTACCGCCATGGGGGCAGCCTGGTGAATCACCGCAAGATCCACCAGACCGGCGACTACGTCTGCCCGGTCTGCTCCCGCTGCTACCCCAACCTGGCTGCCTACCGCAACCATCTGCGGAACCACCCACGCTGCAAAGGCTCTGAGCCCCAGGTGAGGCCCGTCCCAGAGACGGCAGGCAGCGGCGAGCCCCAGAGTGTGGCCGAGGAGGGCCGGGGGCCTGCCGAAGTGGGGACCTTCCAAGAGGAACTTCAAGCCGAGCCCCCAGAGGAGGCGGCGCGGGTGAAAGAAGAGGCGTGGGAGGAGAGCGCCGAGAAGGGTGGGGAGACGGAGCTGAGGTTGGAGACTGCGGACAAGGGCTGCCAGACCGAGGCCGGCTCAGAGCGGCCCTTCAGCTGTGAGCTGTGCGGCCGCTCGTACAAGCACGCCGGCAGCCTCATCAACCACCGGCAGAGCCACCAGACCGGCCACTTTGGCTGCCAGGCCTGCTCCAAAGGCTTCTCAAACCTCATGTCCCTCAAGAACCACCGGCGCATCCACGCAGACCCCCGGCGTTTCCGCTGCAGCGAGTGTGGGAAAGCATTCCGCCTGCGCAAGCAGCTGGCTAGCCACCAGCGGATCCACGGTGAGCGGGGTGGGGGTGCGGGCGCCCGAAAACTGACTAGGGAAGACTGGCCCTTCCGCTGTGGCCAGTGTGGACGGAACTACCGCCATGCTGGCAGCCTCCTGAACCACCAGTGCACCTGTGAGACAGGCCAGTACAGCTGTCCCACCTGCCCCAAGACCTACTCTAGTCTCCTGGCCTGGAAGGAGCACCAGAGGCTGCACTCGGAGAGCCGGCGACGGCGAGCTGGGCGGTCCCGGCGGGCCGCTGTCCGCTGCGCCCTCTGTGGCCGGGGCTTCTCCGGCCGGGGTTCTCTGGAGCAGCACCTGCGTGAGCACGAGGAGAAGTCCAAAAGTGGTCTGGGAGGCCCTGACGACACAGAGCGCAGCAAGGGGAACCTGGCTGATGACGAGGGACTCGAGGACAGATGGTGTGGTGCTGAGTCAGCACCCCAGGTGGGACAGGGAGCCACGAGGCCAAGGGAGCAGAGTAACAGCCCCAGCCGAGCAACAGGCCCAGCAGCCACAGAGCCCGTGTCCTGGGGCCTGGGGCAAGCAGATGGGCGGCAAGGAGACAGAGGACTGGTGAGTTGTGATGGAGGTCAGGTTCCTCAGCATCGTGTAATGACCAAGCTAGAAGACAAGTCAGGGGACAGTGTTTCCATAAGTCCTTGTCACCTTGGCAACAGCCAGCCCAGTGGACCTGGTCTGAGCCAGGTCAGTAGCTGGGACAGTGGAGACAGCAACTCTCAGCTCCAGCCAGAGAGCCACCTGTATTCCTGCTGCCATTGTGGTAAGACCTGCCAATCAGAAAGCCCCTCGAACCACCACAGGCATAAGACAGACTGCCACTGTTGCCAGCTCTGCTCCCAGTTCACGAGTCCTGTGGCCACTAAGAGTCACAGCCACAACCACGTAGCTGCCCAGACCTCTGCCTGCACCGACTGTGGCAGCTCCTCGCAGTCCCACCGGGAACTAGCCAGCCACCCGCAGACCCACGCCACTGGCTGCAGTCGGGCGCCACCCCAGACAGAGGAGGCCGGAGGTCCCAAAGCTGGCACTGGGGAGGACGACGTGGATCTCCCCGGTCAAGGGAGAGCCCAGACCACCCCGTCAGATACCCCCAGGGCCCTCGGACAGAACACCGAGAGAGCTAACGGGGGGCAGGGCGTGAGGCCCACGGTGGCTGAAGATGAGGAGCGGCCCTTCCGCTGTGCCCAGTGTGGCCGTTCCTACCGCCATGCTGGGAGCCTGCTGAACCACCAGAAGGCCCACACCACTGGACTCTACCCGTGTTCCCTCTGCCCCAAACTGCTGCCCAACCTGCTTTCCCTTAAGAACCATGGCAGGACCCACACGGACCCCAAGCGCCATCGCTGCAGCATCTGTGGCAAGGCCTTCCGGACAGCTGCCCGGCTGGAGGGCCACGGGAGGGTCCACGCACCCCAGGAGGGTCCCTTCACGTGCCCCCACTGCCCCCGCCACTTCCGTCGCCGCATCAGCTTTCTgcagcaccagcagcagcacCAGGAGGAACGGACAGTGGCCACCTCTG GAACCTCAAAAGCACCAGCGGCGGACCTGTCATTGCCCCCTTCACCCACCCCTACAAGCCCACTCCTGGACCCCTCACCCCAGTGGCCTGCAGACCTCGGCTTCTCCCTCTGA
- the PRSS53 gene encoding serine protease 53, with protein MKQGCGPGLLILGAVVFAGGLQAAPHACGQRGPGPPEPQEGNTGLGEWPWQASVRRQGVHICSGSLVADSWVLTAAHCFEKAAVTELRSWSVVLGSLQREGLSPGAEEVGVTALQLPRAYNHYSQGSDLALLRLAHPTPHTPLCLPQPAHHFPFGTSCWATGWDQDTSAAPRTLRNLRLRLISRPTCNCLYNRLHQRLLASPARPGMLCGGAQPGVQGPCQGDSGGPVLCQEPDGHWVQAGIISFTSSCAQEDTPVLLTDMAAHSSWLQARARGAAFLAQNPETPEISDEDSCVACGSLRRGLQAEVPSLWPWDAKLRHQGKLACGGALVSEEVVLTAAHCFIGRQSPEEWSVKLGAGPEVSLKQLILHGAYTHPEGGYDVALLLLARPVTLGPSLRPLCLPYADHHLPDGERGWVLGLAHRGSGTSSPQTVPVTLLGPRACSRLHAALGHDSIPILPGTVCTSVVGEPPRCEGLSGAPLVHEVRGTWFLAGLHSFGDACQGPTRPAVFTALPSYESWVSSLDWQVYFTEEPEPELEPEPELGSCLANLRREESCEDEATAPPSSP; from the exons GTCTTCAAGCAGCTCCGCATG CTTGTGGGCAGCGTGGCCCTGGCCCCCCTGAGCCTCAGGAGGGCAACACAGGGCTCGGCGAGTGGCCATGGCAGGCCAGTGTGAGGAGGCAGGGGGTCCATATCTGCAGTGGATCCTTGGTGGCCGATTCCTGGGTCCTCACTGCTGCCCACTGCTTTGAAAA GGCAGCAGTGACAGAACTGCGCTCCTGGTCAGTTGTCCTGGGCTCTCTGCAGCGTGAGGGGCTGAGCCCTGGGGCTGAAGAGGTGGGGGTTACCGCTCTGCAGCTCCCCAGGGCCTACAACCACTACAGCCAGGGCTCAGACCTGGCCCTGCTCCGGCTGGCCCACCCCACGCCCCACACACCCCTCTGCTTGCCCCAGCCTGCTCACCACTTCCCCTTCGGGACTTCTTGCTGGGCCACTGGCTGGGATCAGGACACCAGTGCTG CTCCCAGGACCCTCCGGAATCTGCGCCTGCGTCTGATCAGCCGCCCCACGTGTAACTGTCTCTACAACAGGCTGCACCAGCGGCTGCTGGCCAGTCCCGCCCGGCCTGGGATGCTATGTGGGGGTGCCCAGCCCGGGGTGCAGGGGCCCTGTCAG GGAGATTCTGGGGGTCCCGTGCTGTGCCAGGAGCCCGATGGACACTGGGTCCAGGCTGGGATCATCAGCTTCACATCAAGCTGTGCCCAGGAAGACACTCCCGTGCTGCTGACAGACATGGCTGCTCACAGCTCCTGGCTGCAGGCCCGAGCTCGGGGGGCAGCCTTTCTGGCCCAGAACCCAGAGACCCCGGAGATCAGTGATGAGGACAGCTGTGTGG CCTGCGGATCCCTGCGGAGAGGTCTCCAGGCGGAAGTCCCCTCCCTGTGGCCCTGGGACGCCAAGCTGAGGCATCAGGGGAAGCTGGCCTGTGGCGGAGCCCTGGTGTCCGAGGAGGTGGTGCTGACTGCTGCCCACTGCTTCATTGG GCGTCAGAGCCCAGAGGAATGGAGCGTCAAGCTGGGGGCTGGACCGGAGGTCAGTCTAAAGCAACTCATCTTGCATGGGGCTTATACGCACCCAGAGGGGGGCTACGACGTGGCCCTCCTGCTGCTGGCCCGGCCCGTGACCTTAGGCCCCAGCCTGCGGCCCCTCTGCCTGCCCTACGCTGACCATCACCTGCCGGATGGGGAACGTGGCTGGGTCCTGGGGTTGGCCCACCGTGGGTCAG GCACCAGCTCCCCTCAGACAGTGCCCGTCACcctcctggggcccagggcctgTAGCCGGCTGCACGCTGCCCTGGGGCACGACAGCATCCCCATCCTCCCAGGGACGGTGTGTACCAGTGTTGTGGGTGAGCCGCCCCGCTGTGAG GGCCTGTCTGGGGCACCGCTGGTGCACGAGGTGAGAGGCACGTGGTTCCTGGCTGGGCTGCACAGCTTTGGAGACGCCTGCCAAGGCCCCACACGGCCTGCCGTCTTCACCGCGCTCCCCTCCTATGAGAGCTGGGTCAGCAGTCTGGACTGGCAGGTCTACTTCACGGAGGAGCCGGAGCCCGAGCTGGAGCCCGAGCCCGAATTGGGAAGCTGCCTGGCCAATCTGA gaagggaggagagttgTGAGGATGAGGCCACcgcacccccttcctctccctga
- the ZNF668 gene encoding zinc finger protein 668, producing MEVESAEAQSPGPGYKRSGRRYKCLSCTKTFPNAPRAARHAATHGPVDCAKEVAEVKLKPEAEPKPEDASGDKVAGAAAKPRPYACPLCPKAYKTAPELRSHGRSHTGEKPFPCPECGRRFMQPVCLRVHLASHAGELPFRCAHCPKAYGALSKLKIHQRGHTGERPYACADCGKSFADPSVFRKHRRTHAGLRPYGCERCGKAYAELKDLRNHERSHTGERPFLCSECGKSFSRSSSLTCHQRIHAAQKPYRCPACGKGFTQLSSYQSHERTHSGEKPFLCPRCGRMFSDPSSFRRHQRAHEGVKPYRCEKCGKDFRQPADLAMHRRVHTGDRPFKCLQCDKTFVASWDLKRHALVHSGQRPFRCEECGRAFAERASLTKHSRVHSGERPFHCNACGKSFVVSSSLRKHERTHRSSEPAEAAPQQELVVGLALPVSVAGDGSGPPAAGAGLGDPPAGLLGLPAESGGVMATQWQVVGMTVEHVECQDAGVGEAPGPLGGPGEVGGGEADEKPPQFVCRECKETFSTPTLLRRHERSHPELRPFPCTQCGKSFSDRAGLRKHGRTHSSVRPYTCPHCPKAFLSASDLRKHERTHPVPMETPTPLEPLVALLGMPEEGPA from the exons ATGGAGGTGGAGTCTGCAGAGGCCCAGTCCCCAGGCCCAGGCTACAAGCGCTCAGGCCGCCGCTACAAGTGCCTGTCCTGTACCAAGACGTTTCCAAACGCGCCCAGGGCAGCGCGCCATGCTGCCACACATGGGCCTGTCGACTGCGCCAAGGAGGTGGCAGAGGTCAAGCTGAAGCCAGAGGCAGAACCTAAACCCGAGGATGCCAGTGGGGACAAAGTGGCAGGTGCAGCGGCTAAGCCTCGGCCTTATGCATGCCCGCTGTGCCCCAAGGCCTACAAAACGGCGCCGGAGCTGCGCAGCCACGGCCGCAGCCACACGGGTGAGAAGCCCTTCCCCTGTCCCGAGTGCGGCCGCCGCTTCATGCAGCCCGTGTGCCTGCGCGTGCACCTGGCCTCGCATGCCGGCGAGCTGCCCTTCCGCTGCGCACACTGCCCCAAAGCCTACGGCGCGCTCTCCAAGCTCAAGATCCACCAGCGCGGACACACGGGCGAGCGACCCTACGCCTGCGCCGACTGTGGCAAGAGCTTCGCTGACCCTTCTGTGTTCCGGAAACACCGACGCACCCACGCCGGCCTGCGGCCCTATGGCTGTGAGCGCTGCGGCAAGGCCTATGCCGAGCTCAAGGACCTGCGCAACCACGAGCG GTCCCACACTGGTGAGCGCCCCTTCCTCTGCTCCGAGTGCGGGAAAAGCTTCTCGCGCTCATCCTCGCTTACGTGCCACCAACGCATCCACGCGGCCCAGAAGCCCTACCGCTGCCCGGCCTGTGGCAAGGGCTTCACCCAGCTTAGCTCGTACCAGAGCCATGAGCGCACGCACTCGGGCGAGAAGCCCTTTCTGTGCCCGCGCTGCGGCCGCATGTTCTCCGACCCGTCCAGCTTCCGGCGCCACCAGCGCGCGCACGAGGGCGTGAAGCCCTACCGCTGCGAGAAGTGTGGGAAGGACTTCCGGCAGCCCGCGGACCTGGCCATGCACCGGCGGGTGCACACGGGCGACCGGCCCTTCAAGTGCCTGCAGTGTGACAAGACCTTCGTGGCTTCCTGGGACCTCAAGCGCCACGCGCTCGTGCACTCGGGCCAGCGGCCCTTCCGCTGCGAGGAGTGCGGGCGAGCCTTCGCCGAGAGGGCCAGTCTCACCAAGCACAGCCGGGTGCACTCGGGCGAGCGCCCCTTCCATTGTAACGCCTGCGGCAAGTCCTTCGTGGTGTCGTCGAGCCTGAGGAAGCACGAGCGGACCCATCGCAGCAGTGAGCCCGCGGAGGCCGCGCCACAGCAGGAGCTGGTGGTCGGGCTAGCGCTGCCTGTCAGTGTGGCGGGCGACGGCTCCGGGCCTCCGGCTGCAGGAGCAGGACTAGGGGACCCCCCGGCAGGGCTGCTAGGGCTGCCCGCGGAGTCAGGCGGCGTGATGGCCACCCAGTGGCAAGTGGTGGGCATGACGGTGGAGCACGTGGAGTGCCAAGATGCGGGGGTTGGGGAGGCCCCTGGTCCCTTGGGGGGGCCGGgcgaggtgggaggtggggaggctgaTGAGAAGCCTCCGCAGTTTGTGTGCCGGGAGTGCAAAGAGACCTTCTCCACGCCGACGTTACTGCGGCGGCATGAGCGCTCGCACCCAGAGCTCCGGCCCTTTCCCTGTACTCAGTGTGGCAAGAGCTTCTCCGACCGGGCTGGGCTTCGCAAGCACGGCCGCACACACAGCTCCGTGCGCCCCTATACCTGCCCGCACTGCCCAAAGGCCTTCTTGAGTGCCAGCGACCTCCGCAAGCATGAGCGCACCCACCCTGTGCCCATGGAGACCCCCACACCCCTCGAGCCCCTTGTGGCTCTGCTAGGAATGCCTGAGGAGGGGCCAGCCTAA